One genomic window of Chitinophagaceae bacterium includes the following:
- a CDS encoding CotH kinase family protein has translation MSKLLQIALATLISAFPFLSFSQIVINEYSASNRDILADQDGDYEDYIELYNTSGSPVNLGGYYLTDDYNSLMKWSFPASVNINANGFLRIWASSKDEVVGTFIHTNFKLTQTKFEHIALSDPAGIIIDSVTLQLTQKNHSRGRMPNGSSTWGIFTTPTPGTSNNSGYAAYAPRPIMDIPPGFYDYTQGVTITDADPNVTISYTIDGSTPTAASTMYAYPVIVNSPTVIRATAFSSDPAILPSFAETNTYFISVNHDPQYYVISLASTDFDALFNSWGTWDIDAYIQLFGKDHVLESSGEGKVDPHGNDSWAFPQKGIDFEMEDDYGYDHTIDYPLFETKDRDNYDHIILKAGASDNYPFSWGSGGGCHLRDAFVQTLSQKFDLDMDCRTYEPVIIYINGQYWGVYELREKMDEPDYTDHYYNQGENDIDVLAFWGGLNIKYGSDTAWNNLYTFMMTNSLTVPANYAHVDERLNIPGFIDYCIFNTYIVNSDWISWNTMWWRGRNPNGERTKWTYCLWDEDNVFGLGQNYSGWPTTNYTADPCDLQSVFSNAGPAMGSMDMLTKLMLNEDFKSAYINRYADLMNTVLDCDTVQSVLQDFIDILTPEMPGQIGRWGGSTTGWENNLSFLQNFINGRCSYIDSALVDCYDVTGPFDITVIVDPPLFGEVEISTLHPASYPWTGTYFGNVDLNFKATPATNMAFVNWEVANNVVAPNLTSDTVTMNLQAGDTVIAHFENLLPSYNVTVDVTPAASGDVKVQGFLPTAYPYAASYSSGQVVQLSAIPEPGYSFDYWSLDNNFVNPNSTDPNVYFVLATGDDVLAHFKALVGIDDIDVTSLSVYPTLTTDQFHLSYELINAVDLKVRLYSLSGQLVQDLIQEDGSLAQPGLHDLNISMKDKDLTPGMYFLQFDFPGFSKTFKLVLLPRP, from the coding sequence ATGAGTAAACTTTTACAAATTGCTTTAGCCACGCTGATCAGCGCTTTTCCTTTTTTGAGCTTTTCACAAATTGTAATAAACGAGTATTCTGCTTCTAATCGTGACATTCTTGCCGATCAGGATGGCGATTATGAAGATTATATTGAACTGTATAATACTTCTGGTTCGCCAGTAAATCTGGGAGGCTATTATCTTACGGATGATTACAATAGCCTGATGAAGTGGAGTTTTCCTGCTTCTGTGAACATTAACGCCAACGGATTCCTGCGTATTTGGGCTTCTTCAAAAGATGAAGTGGTGGGCACTTTTATCCACACTAATTTTAAACTCACCCAAACAAAATTCGAGCATATTGCACTAAGTGATCCCGCGGGCATTATCATCGACAGCGTTACTTTACAACTTACACAAAAAAATCATTCACGTGGAAGAATGCCTAACGGATCTTCTACGTGGGGCATATTTACAACACCCACTCCCGGCACATCAAACAACAGTGGTTATGCTGCATATGCGCCAAGGCCCATAATGGATATTCCACCTGGATTTTATGATTACACTCAGGGAGTTACCATCACCGATGCTGATCCCAATGTAACGATCAGCTACACCATTGATGGCAGCACACCCACCGCAGCATCTACCATGTATGCTTACCCGGTGATTGTTAATTCGCCTACAGTTATCAGGGCAACTGCTTTCAGTTCAGATCCGGCTATATTACCAAGTTTTGCAGAAACGAACACCTACTTTATCAGTGTAAATCATGATCCTCAGTATTATGTGATTTCTCTTGCTTCCACTGATTTTGATGCTTTGTTTAATAGCTGGGGCACCTGGGATATTGATGCTTATATCCAATTATTTGGTAAAGACCATGTGCTTGAATCTTCAGGTGAAGGCAAGGTAGATCCACATGGCAACGACTCCTGGGCATTTCCTCAAAAAGGAATTGACTTTGAAATGGAAGATGATTATGGATACGATCATACCATTGACTATCCGCTTTTTGAAACCAAGGACCGCGATAATTATGACCACATCATTCTAAAAGCAGGAGCTTCAGATAACTACCCTTTTAGCTGGGGATCTGGCGGTGGTTGTCACTTGCGCGATGCATTCGTGCAAACGCTTTCTCAAAAATTTGATCTTGACATGGATTGCAGAACCTATGAACCGGTAATCATTTATATCAATGGTCAGTATTGGGGCGTGTATGAATTGCGTGAAAAGATGGATGAACCGGATTATACAGATCATTATTACAATCAGGGTGAAAATGATATTGATGTGCTTGCATTTTGGGGTGGGCTCAACATTAAGTATGGAAGTGACACCGCATGGAATAACCTTTACACCTTCATGATGACTAATTCATTAACTGTTCCCGCGAATTACGCGCACGTTGATGAACGTTTAAACATTCCGGGATTTATTGATTATTGCATTTTCAACACCTATATAGTAAACAGTGATTGGATCAGTTGGAATACAATGTGGTGGCGTGGAAGAAACCCTAACGGTGAAAGGACAAAGTGGACGTATTGCCTGTGGGATGAAGACAATGTATTTGGTCTTGGACAGAATTATTCCGGCTGGCCTACAACTAATTATACAGCGGATCCGTGCGATTTGCAATCTGTATTCAGTAATGCCGGTCCTGCCATGGGCAGCATGGACATGCTGACAAAATTAATGTTGAATGAAGATTTCAAAAGTGCCTATATCAACCGATATGCAGACCTGATGAATACAGTGCTGGACTGCGATACTGTTCAATCTGTGCTACAGGATTTTATTGACATTTTAACTCCTGAAATGCCTGGCCAGATCGGGCGTTGGGGTGGTTCCACCACCGGTTGGGAAAATAATTTGTCTTTCCTTCAGAATTTTATCAATGGCCGTTGCAGCTATATTGATTCTGCCCTTGTGGATTGCTATGATGTCACGGGACCGTTTGATATTACTGTTATTGTTGATCCGCCACTTTTTGGCGAAGTAGAAATTAGCACGCTTCATCCAGCGTCTTATCCGTGGACTGGCACCTATTTCGGGAATGTCGATTTGAATTTTAAAGCCACTCCTGCCACCAATATGGCTTTCGTGAATTGGGAGGTTGCTAACAATGTGGTAGCTCCAAATCTTACTTCCGACACTGTTACGATGAATCTTCAGGCAGGTGATACCGTAATTGCGCATTTTGAAAATTTACTTCCGTCCTATAATGTTACAGTGGATGTTACACCGGCCGCATCAGGCGATGTAAAAGTGCAGGGTTTTTTACCGACAGCTTATCCGTACGCGGCTTCGTATTCGAGTGGTCAGGTGGTACAACTTTCGGCTATTCCGGAACCTGGCTATAGTTTCGACTACTGGAGTCTTGATAACAACTTCGTTAATCCAAATTCAACGGACCCCAACGTTTATTTTGTTCTCGCAACCGGTGACGATGTGCTGGCACATTTCAAAGCTTTGGTGGGAATAGATGATATTGATGTTACTTCCTTATCAGTTTATCCTACACTCACTACAGATCAGTTTCATCTCTCTTATGAACTCATAAACGCAGTTGATCTTAAAGTCAGGTTATATTCCTTATCAGGACAATTAGTGCAGGATCTGATTCAGGAAGATGGTTCACTCGCACAACCCGGCCTTCACGATTTAAACATCAGCATGAAGGATAAAGATCTCACACCGGGAATGTATTTTCTGCAATTCGATTTCCCAGGATTCAGCAAAACATTTAAACTTGTATTGTTACCACGACCGTAA
- a CDS encoding gliding motility-associated C-terminal domain-containing protein produces the protein MKILCTLLKKIIVFIFCLLVSFAAPSFGQTNISGIINNYWEVVAVDFCNNLVALPAIAVGIANGDKVMLIQMTGAEINQTDAATYGTITSYQDAGNYELLTVANVNNNIITFQETMLRNYDIFNGKVQMISVPQYVDADVVSDITAPAWNGKTGGVIAFQASGTVTMNANIDASGKGLRGGAVQHHNGCFGGGSGSPNYRCDIVDLCGGNKGEGIADNGGFELGRGAPANGGGGGNDNNTGGGGGSNFAQAGIGGQRLNTGLADCKGTNPGIGGYALNYSNADNKVFAGGGGGSGDDNTNEATAGANGGGIVLITANTINGNGFSILSNGATPLTTAMRDGGGGGGGGGAILLDIQTISSIVNTAVAGGNGGSVDNGGIADSCFGPGGGGGAGLLWMNGGGIPANVVLNAAGGLPGLTLNANAPAVCNGLSNGATAGSAGGTLSGLVIPESTITFVPLTLEVFKDTIVCVGTEATLTAHATGTGTITYNWSNGATDSITVVKPNQSTVYKVTVTDSRGCSLTGEVTVDVISNSVIATAYPDSIIVGQSTHLSADTTGNASYQWFPVSGLDNDTVPNPIAFPADTIEYCVIATGYNGCIDTACVTVNVTIPEPSIQIPTAFTPNGDGRNDTWQLIVHPCYDIMDCFVFNRWGQLVYDYRASGGGEWNGTVHGQPQPMETYIYYIRAKCSEHEQEEIYKGNVTLIR, from the coding sequence ATGAAGATCCTGTGTACGCTGCTTAAAAAGATTATCGTTTTTATTTTTTGCCTGCTTGTGTCATTTGCTGCACCATCTTTTGGACAGACGAATATTTCCGGCATCATCAACAATTACTGGGAAGTGGTTGCAGTTGACTTTTGCAATAACCTTGTCGCATTGCCTGCAATAGCTGTCGGTATTGCCAATGGCGATAAAGTGATGTTGATACAAATGACAGGAGCAGAAATTAATCAGACAGATGCCGCCACTTATGGAACGATAACTTCTTATCAGGACGCCGGAAATTATGAACTGTTAACGGTTGCCAATGTCAATAATAACATCATCACGTTCCAGGAAACCATGTTGCGCAACTATGACATCTTCAATGGAAAAGTGCAAATGATTTCCGTACCGCAATATGTGGATGCCGATGTGGTAAGTGATATTACCGCTCCTGCGTGGAATGGAAAAACAGGCGGCGTAATTGCATTCCAGGCTTCAGGTACCGTTACTATGAATGCAAATATTGATGCCTCTGGAAAAGGATTAAGAGGCGGAGCAGTGCAACATCATAACGGATGCTTTGGTGGCGGATCAGGTTCACCTAATTACCGGTGCGATATCGTTGATCTATGCGGTGGAAATAAAGGGGAAGGTATTGCAGACAATGGCGGTTTTGAATTAGGACGCGGCGCACCGGCTAATGGTGGTGGTGGTGGCAATGATAACAATACCGGTGGCGGTGGTGGAAGTAACTTTGCACAGGCCGGAATTGGCGGGCAACGGCTGAATACAGGCCTTGCTGATTGCAAAGGAACGAATCCCGGAATTGGTGGCTATGCATTGAATTATTCTAATGCCGACAACAAAGTATTTGCCGGGGGCGGTGGAGGAAGTGGTGACGATAATACCAATGAAGCTACTGCAGGTGCAAATGGCGGAGGAATTGTTTTGATAACAGCTAATACCATAAATGGAAATGGTTTTTCCATTCTATCGAACGGCGCCACTCCATTAACTACCGCCATGCGTGATGGCGGCGGCGGCGGCGGTGGTGGCGGTGCGATTCTTCTCGACATTCAAACAATTTCTTCTATTGTGAATACTGCAGTAGCAGGCGGTAATGGCGGAAGTGTTGACAATGGCGGTATAGCCGATTCTTGTTTCGGCCCCGGTGGAGGCGGTGGTGCCGGTTTACTTTGGATGAATGGTGGTGGAATTCCTGCCAACGTAGTCCTGAATGCTGCCGGTGGACTTCCAGGATTAACATTAAATGCAAACGCTCCGGCTGTCTGCAATGGTCTTTCGAATGGTGCAACGGCAGGCAGTGCAGGAGGAACACTTAGCGGATTGGTAATTCCTGAAAGTACTATCACTTTTGTTCCCCTTACTTTAGAAGTATTTAAGGACACTATTGTGTGCGTAGGAACTGAGGCAACACTTACAGCACATGCAACGGGTACCGGAACCATCACCTATAATTGGAGTAATGGAGCAACTGATTCAATAACCGTTGTAAAACCCAATCAATCCACTGTTTATAAGGTTACCGTAACGGATTCTCGTGGTTGCTCTTTAACAGGCGAAGTAACTGTAGATGTAATATCGAACAGTGTAATCGCCACTGCCTACCCTGATTCAATCATAGTCGGACAAAGCACTCACTTGTCTGCTGATACAACCGGCAACGCTTCTTATCAATGGTTTCCCGTATCCGGCTTAGACAATGACACTGTTCCCAATCCTATTGCATTTCCCGCAGATACTATTGAATACTGTGTGATTGCAACAGGTTACAACGGTTGCATTGATACTGCCTGTGTTACCGTAAATGTTACCATTCCCGAACCCTCCATTCAGATTCCCACGGCATTTACCCCAAATGGCGACGGACGTAATGATACATGGCAACTGATCGTCCATCCATGTTATGATATAATGGACTGCTTTGTATTTAACAGGTGGGGACAATTGGTTTATGACTACAGGGCATCCGGCGGAGGTGAATGGAACGGCACTGTACACGGACAACCGCAACCAATGGAAACCTATATCTATTATATCAGGGCAAAGTGTTCTGAACATGAGCAGGAAGAAATTTATAAGGGGAATGTTACCCTTATCAGGTAA